GTCGAGGTCAAGGCGGCGACGGTGGGCGTGCGCTCGAAGGTGCCGCACCTCTCCTACGTTGGCGATGCGTCGATCGGGGACGACGTGAACATCGGGGCGGCTACGGTGACCGTCAACTACGACGGGTACGAAAAGCACAAGACGGTGATCGAAGACGACGCGCGGATCGGTTCGGATACGATGCTCGTCGCGCCGGTTCGCGTCGGCAGGGGAGCGGTGACTGGCGCGGGATCGGTCATCACCAAGGACGTCCCGCCGGGCGCGCTCGCCGTCGAGCGTTCGGAGCAACGCGTCGTCGAGGGGTATCGCAAGCGCAAGGACGACGAGGCCAAAGCGCAGGGGAAGCGGAAGCCGAAGGGCAAGGGGGCGCACTGAGGTGGAGATCGTCACCAAGAAGAAGATGATGCTGTTCTCCGGGACCACCCACCCGGAGCTCGCCCAGGAGATCGCCGACAACCTCGGCGTACCGATCAGCCCCTGTGTGATCTCCCGCTTTGCCTCCGGCGAGATCTACGTCCGGGCCCAGGAGAGCGTTCGTGGTGTCGACGTCTTCGTCGTCCAGACCCACGCCGATCCGATCAACGAGTCGATCATGGAACAGCTGGTGATGATCGACGCCATGAAGCGGGCGAGCGCGAAGCGAATCACGGCGGTTGTCCCCTACTACGGCTATTCGCGCCAGGACAAGAAGGGACTCGCGCGCGAGCCGATCAGCGCCAAACTGGTCGCGGATCTGTTAACCGTGGCGGGCGCGGACCGAGTCGTCTCGGTGGACCTGCACGCAGGACAGATCCAGGGATTCTTCGACTTTCCGTTCGATCACCTCACGGCACTCCCCGTGCTGACCACCTACCTGCACGACGATCTGGGCCTGCACGACGAGGAACTGGTCGTGGTCGCGCCCGACGCCGGCCGCATCAAGACGGCAGAGCGGTTGCGCGAGAGCTTGCACGCCGATCTCGCGTACCTGTACAAGCGGCGGTCGCGCCACGAGGCACACAAGATCGAGGAGATCGCAGTCGTCGGAGAGGTCCAGGGGCGTCCGTGCGTCCTCGTCGACGACATGATCGACACCGCGTCGACGGTCGCGGCAGGCGCGAGCGTTCTTGCGCAGCACGGCGCAGGTCCCATCTACGCCGCGGCGACGCACGGCGTGCTCTCGGGCAAAGCGGTTCAGCTGCTCGAGGAGGCGCCGATCCGCGAGGTGGTCATCACCAACACCGTGCCGGTTCCCGAGGAGAAGATGTTCGGCAAGCTCAAGGTGCTCTCGATCGCGCCCCTGATCGCCGACGCGCTCCGCGCGGTGTTCGAGGACGCGAGCGTGTCGGAGCTGTTCCACGGAGAGAATCAGTAGCGATACCCGCGCATCTGAGGCTTGCGCATCTTGCGCATTTTGACCGCGCAGACGTAGTCATCCATTACTGATCGAACACGGCAACTCGAACGTCGCCGCGCGTGTCGAACACTCAATCGAGTGTCAGTGGCGGATGTTAGCGTCGCACCTATGTTCGAAGACGCGACGCATCCGCTGACTGCTGCACTCGACAGTGCGACCGCAGACGTCGGTCGCGCGCAGCGACGGATGCTGCGTCTGATCGCCGACGCCGATCGTCGAGAGGTCTGGCGCGATGCCGGTGCCCGCGACACCGCGCACTGGCTCACCATCCGCTACGGCATCTCCGAGTGGAAGGCAAGGCGGTGGGTCGGCGCCGCACACGCCCTGGAGGATCTACCGCTGATCGCCGAAGCGTTGGAGCAAGGAGCGCTCGGCATCGACAAGGTGGCGGAGCTCACTCGGTTCGCCACGCCCGAGACCGAGGCGCGCCTGATCCGGTGGGCGGCGACGGTCTCGGTCGGCGCGGTCCGCCACCGGGGCGACCTCGAGGCCACGGCATCCATCAAGGACGTCCGGCAGACCGAGCTGAGCCGCGAGGTCACGTGGTGGTACCACGACGAGGGACGCCGGTTCGGCTTGGAGGCCGATCTTCCCGCCGCGTCCGGTCCGGTGATCGTCAACGCCCTGGAGCGTGAGGCCGACCGTATCGCGGTGCTGCCCGGCGAGGAGGACGAGGTGTACGCGTCGGCCCGCCGGGCCGACGCCCTGGTGGCGCTGTGCTCGGCCCGGATCGGCTCCGATCCCGAGCCCGACCGGGCCACGGTCGTGGTCCACGCCCGACTGGACGGCCTGCAGCGGGACACCGGCGGGTGTGAGATCGAGGGCGGTCCGGTGATCCACCCCCAGACGGTCCGGCGCCTGCTATGCAACGCCCGCGTGCAGACCGTGGTGGAGGATCGCGACGGGAACGTCCTTGGGATCGGGCGAGTCTCTCGCGAGCCGCCACAGTGGATGCTTCGACAGGTCCGCCACCGCGACCGGGAGTGCCGCTTCCCCGGCTGCGGGGCCAGGCGGTTCACCGAGGCCCATCACCTTCGGTGGTGGCGTCACGGGGGCAGAACCGACCTTGCCAACCTTGCGCTCGTCTGCTCGTTTCACCACCGGCTGGTCCACGAGCACGGCTGGTCGGCAAGACGCGAGTCGACCGGCGACCTCCTGTGGCGCCGTCCGGACGGAACGCGTTACGAATCCGGCCCGTCTCCAGGTACGACAAAGGTGTTCGAACGGGCCGTGTGATCAACGACGCAATCATCCAATCTCAGCGACGCGTCCCGATCCTTTGGTCTCAGGGCGTGTATTGCTCCTCGATCTCGACCACGACGCCGTCTTCGATCGTGATCCACCAGGAACTCAGGCCGCGGTAGATGACGTCGTCCTTGCCTCGAACGTCGTCGACGAGCACGTCGGTCTGCTCCTCGATGGCCTTCGCGAACGGGCCGATTTCTCCGTCGAAGAACGTGTCACAGCAGTCGGTCCAGTCGAGCAGTCGCAGTCGCAGATCATCGGCGAACGTCAGCTCCCGCAGCCGCGGGTTCTCGTTGACGACGTAGTAATCATTCGGCACGGGACCCGTCTCACCGGTCGCCTCCTGGTACGCGCGGTTGGCTTCCTCGCCTGTCAAGAAGTACGCGAGATCGAATTCGATCGTGCCCTGAGTCGGATGGACCGCGCGCACGAACCCGTAGTGGCGTCCGTCCTCCAGCGCCGGCTCGTCCGACGCCGGCTCGTCCGATGGCGATTCGACGGGTTCGCCGCGGTCTGACCCGGTGCGACCGCTCGCGATCACGTTCCCGTCTGCGTCGACGGCGTTCAGCTCCGCCTCGCGGCCCACGTCGAGCACCACGATGAACGCCTCGAACCTATCGTCGATCTCGTCGGGGACGTCGAACGTTCGGACCGCTGTCGCATGGGGGCAGTCGATCGCCGCAGTTCCGGGGGGCACGGCGCCGAACACCAACGTGCGCGCGCCTGGTCCGCCACCCACGACGATTTCCGCGAATTGCAGCTCGGTGCTTTCCGGAGTGAAACCGTGGATCCCGGACCCCATATCGTCCGTCTCGACAGACAACGACAGCCCCGAGTCGTCGCGGGAAGCGATGAGCTGCCACGTCTCGCCTCCGATCTCGCCGGTCTCGAGGACCGCCGCTGCGGGTCCGCTCTTTCCGGGAGAGAAGGTCATCGTCGCGAACGCCCTGAACAGCGCGTCGCGGTCGGCATCCGTCACGTCGGGTGAGAAACCGACTCTCGCTTCGAACGTGCGCCCCTCCGCGGTCCAGCCCGCGTGCAGGAACTCCCATCCCGGGTAGCAGGCCGACTCGTCGGTGCCGACGTCCAATGGTTCCAGCTCGACCGGCCACAGCCGCGCCCCGTCGCCGGTGAGCGCGCGCGGCTCCTCCTGGATCGTCATGAGGAACGTCGGCGAGTCTCCCTCAGCCATCCCGGGACAGCCGAATAGCTGGCCGGGGTCGAACGGCGCGAGCGCCAGAACGATCCGTGGTAGTTGAGGCAGTGGATCGGGGTTCCCCGGATCCGAGCCGTTCAGCCCTGCCACATCGGGATCGATCAGCGTCCACCGGTCAGGAAACGTGATCCTGATGCCGTTCATCTCCTCGGTCGTGGATGCCGGAACGACTTCGCCGGACTCGCCGCTGAGGGCGCCGAAGCCGACGACGGCGATCGCGATCAATGCGGCTGCGGCGATCACAGAGCCCGCGATCATTCCCACCTGGCGCCGGCGTGTACGCCTGACCGCCGCGCCCGCGTCGTGCGGCGCCGGCGCGTCGCCGGCCTCGCGATCCAGCGCGTTGCGAAGCTCACGCTCGAGGTCGTTCATCGAAGCTCACGCTCGAGGTCGTTCATCGGTCCTCCCGGTCGATCATCGTTCGAAGCATCTGCATCCCTCGCGACAGCATCGAGCGCGCCGCGGGGACGGAAACGTGCATAGCCTCCGCCATCGCCTCCTCGGACAGGTCCTCGTAGTAGCGGAGGACTACCGCGGCACGCTGCCGAGCGGGTAGGCGCCTCAGCGCTCGGACGAGCTCGTCTCTCGCGCCGAGGTCGGGTGGATCGGTAGCGGCTTCGACCGAGTGAGACCGCTCACGCTCCAGATAGTCGCGTTCGACGCGCTCGCGACGGAACTGCGAGGTGCATAGGTTGACGACGGTTCGGCGCAGATACGCGTCGAACGCGTCGGGAAACCTGAGGTGCCGGAACCGGGCGGCAACCCGGACGAACGCCTCCTGCGCGATGTCCCGGGAGCGTTCGCGGTCGCCCGTGATGAGGTAGGCAAGCCTGACCGCGGCCGGCGCGTGCCGCTCGTACAGTTCGGCGAGTCCTCGTCCCTGTTGCTCGCTCGCCCTGCTCACCGTCGCGCTCACCATACGGCCCGTCGCTCCGCCTCCCTGCAAGCCTCCCTGCTATGAGAGACGCACGAGCGAGCGCTTTCCTCGCGGTCTCGTTGGTACCATCGGTCTCCGATGGAACAGAGGCTCGTCGCCGAGACACGAGAGCGAACCGGCAAGGGCGCCGCGCGGAAGCTGCGCGCCGCCGGCCGCGTGCCCGCGATCCTGTATGGCCACGGGATGGACCCTCTCGCGCTCTCCGTCGACTCGCGCGAGCTTTTCCATCTCCTTCACACCGGAGCCGGCGCGAATGTCCTCGTCGACCTCGTCGTCGACGGGACCGAGCACCTCGCGCTCCCGAGGGACGTTCAGCGCGATCACATCAGGGGCCGGTTCGTGCACGTCGACTTCCTCGCCGTTCGGCGCGATGAGAAGATCAACGTCACGATTCCACTCCGCATCGTGGGGGAGTCGCCCGGTATCAAGGCCGGCGGGGTCCTCGAGCACCACCTGTGGGAGCTCAATTGCGAGTGTCTCGCGACCGACGTGCCCGAGGCGATCGACGTCGACATCTCCGGGCTCGAGATCGGGTCCGGCGTTCGCGTGAGCGACCTGAAGGTCCGGAGCGGCGTCACGATCCTGACCAGCCCCGAGGACTCCGTCGTCGCGGTCACCCAACCGCAGGTGGCCGTCGAGGAGGAGGAGGCGGCCGAGGCCGTCGAGGGCGAGGCCGCCGAAGAAGAGGGCGAGGGCGCCGCGGCCGAGGAATCCGAAGGCGCGGCCGAGCAGCCCGAGGGCTAGCCGGCCGGGGGTGCGGGGGCCAACAAGCGAGCGGAGCGAGCGTCGGCCCCCGATGGAACGGGCCGCATGACCTGGCTCGTCGCCGGGCTCGGCAACCCTGGCCCGGGGTACGCCAAGAACCGGCACAACATCGGCCACGTCGTGGTGGACGAGCTGTGCACGCGCGGCGGGGGGCGGTTCAAGAAGGTCCGGTTCGTTCCCACGGACGTATGTGAGATCGACGAGCTCGGCGAGCGGATCCTGCTCGCAACGGCGCATGCTTTCATGAACGAGAGCGGGCCTGCCTTCGCCTCGCTCGCCCGCAAGCGAAGGATCGACCCCGACCACGTGATCGCGGTCCACGACGAGATCGATCTCCCGTTCGGCGCCATGCGCGTGAAGTTCGGCGGCTCGACCGCGGGCCACAACGGGCTGCGATCACTGTCGAGCGCGCTCCGGACGCCGGACTTCTACCGGATCCGTCTCGGCGTCGGCAGGCCGACCGGCCGGAAGGATCCCGCCGACTGGGTGCTCGAGGACTTTTCCAAACGCGAGGAGCCGGACGTCGCCAACCTGATTGACGACGGCGCCGACGCGGTGCTCTCGATCGTTCGGGAAGGTCTTCGGGTGACGCAGGACCGGTTCAACCGCTCCGCCCCGCGCACGTAGCCCGCGACCGCAGCCCGCGCGCACCCCAACTCACCACGTACCGCCTCGTGCGCCTAGCTCCCCACCACGTAGGCGGTACGCGCGGAGCCGTAGAATCGGAACGAACAGGCCTGGTTCCGCGAACCGGGCCTCTTCGTGCTGTCCGGATGCTGTGCGGAAGGGATCCGCGGTGCTGGAACGCCTGCTCGACACGCTGATCGGCTCGGACGCCTTCGAGCGTCTGCTGACCGAACGTGCCCGGCCCGTGCTGGCGCGGTCGGATGCGGGCGAAGACTTCGTCGTCGCCGCGCTCGCCCGTGCGCTCCAAGCGCCGGTCATGGTGGTTGCAGCCGGACCGCGCGAGGCCGAACCGCTCGTTCGCGGCGCAGAAGCCTGGCTCGGCGGCGATCGGGTCGCCTACCTCGCGCCGTGGGAAGCGCTGCCGTACGAGGGGATCAGCCCGTCTCCCGAGGTCTCGGCGCGTCGCGCAGAGGCCGTTCGCCGGCTCCGCGACGCCGACGGCGCGTTCATCCTCGTCACCACGGGCCTCGGCGCCATGCAGCGGATCCCGCCGACGCTCGGCGCGACGCCGCCGGTCGAGATCCGAGCGGGCGCGGAGCTTCCCCCGGACGCGCTCGCCGACGGGCTGGTCGATCTCGGATACGTGCGCGCGGACGTGGTCGAACACCGCGGCGAGTTCGCCGTCCGCGGCGGCGTCGTCGACGTCTACCCCGGCACCAGCCGCCGGCCCGTCCGTGTGGAGTACTGGGGCGATGAGATCGAATCGCTCCGCGAGTTCGCGCCGTCGAGTCAGCTCTCGACGTCACCCCTCAAGGGCGTCGATGTTCCGCCGGTCCGCGAGCTCATCACCGACGCGGCGGTCCGGCAACGCGCAGCCGCGCTCGCGCCGAAACACCTCGACCGCATCCGCGACGGATTGCAGCGGATCGCCGACGGACTGCACGCCGAGGGAATGGAGTCGTTCGCGCCGCTGCTGTTCGATCACCTACCGACGCCCGCCGAGCTTCTGCCATCGGGCTCGTGGATCGTCGTCACACAGGCGCGGCGAACGCGCGATCGCGCGCGGCAGGCGTTCGACGAGGCCGAGACCATCGCCGACGCGAGCGCGTGGCCCGGTCCCCGTGTGCTCGAGCCGCTCGATGAAGCCATGGCCGGTCGAACCCAGCTCCATCTGACCGAGTTCACCGAGGGCGTCGACCTGGGGATCACGCACTGGGGAACCGCGCAGGGCAACTCCGTCGAGCTCGCACGCCGGGCCGAGGATCTTCGGGCGCGCGGTTACCGCGTCCTCATCACCGCGGGCGGGCACGGTTCACTCGAACGCGCGAAGGAGGTGGTCGGTTCCGCAGCCACCGATGCTATCGAGGCTCCGCTCGCCGGTGGATTCGTGTTCGCCGGCGGCAAGCTCGCCGTCGCAACCGAGGAGGACCTGTTCGGTTCACGTCGCCACACGCGAGCTGCGCCACGACTGACGAAGCGCCGGCAAGATTCGATCGCCGAGGAGCTCGTGCCGGGCGACTACGCGGTCCATCGGATCCACGGTGTCGCGAGGTACGCGGGGATCCACCGTCGGGCCGTCGGCGGCTCCGAACGCGACTACATGGTCCTCGAGTACGCGCAGGGCGATCGCCTGAGCGTTCCGACGGACCAGGTGGGGATGGTCGCGCGTTACATCGGAGGCGACGTGCCCCGCCTGTCGCGCCTCGGCAGCAGCGACTGGGCTCGAACCACTCGGCGCGTCAAGCGCGCCGTGAAGGACATGGCCGGCGAGCTCGTCCGCCTGTACTCGGTGCGCATGTCGATCGAAGGTCACGCGTTCGGTCCCGATACGCCGTGGCAGGCCGAGCTCGAGGACGCCTTCCCGCACGCCGAGACGGGCGATCAGCTCACGGCGATCGAGGAGGTCAAGGCCGACATGGAGCGGCCGAAGCCGATGGATCGCCTGATCTGCGGCGACGTGGGGTTCGGCAAGACGGAGATCGCCGTGCGCGCCGCGTTCAAGGCAATGATGGACGGCAAGCAGGTCGCTGTTCTCGTCCCAACCACGCTCCTCGCCGAACAGCACTTCATCACGTTCTCCGAGCGGTTCGCGCCGTTCCCCGTGAAGGTGGCGATGCTGTCACGCTTCGTCCCGAAGCTAGAGCAAGACCGGATCGTCGAAGACCTGAAGAGGGGCGCGATCGACGTCGTGATCGGGACGCATCGCCTCCTGTCGCGCGACATCTCGTTCAAGGACCTCGGCCTGCTCGTCGTCGACGAGGAGCAGCGCTTCGGCGTCGCGCACAAGGAGCGGCTGAAGAAGTTCCGCGCGCAGGTGGACGTGCTGACGATGTCGGCAACGCCGATCCCACGGACGCTCGAGATGGCCCTCACCGGCATCCGGGACATGTCGACCGTCGACACGCCCCCAGAGGATCGCCAGCCGGTGCTGACCTACGTCGGCCAGTACGACGAGGGACTCGCCCTCGGCGCGGTTCGGCGCGAGCTGCTCCGGGAGGGTCAGGTCTTCTGGGTCCACAATCGCGTCGCGACGATCGACCGTCAGGCAGCGTGGTTGCAGGAACAGGTCCCCGAGGCACGGATCGTCGTCGCCCACGGACAGATGGACGAGTCGGTCCTGGAAAAGCAGATGATCCGGTTCTGGGACCGCGACGCCGACGTTCTCGTATGCACCGTGATCATCGAGTCCGGCCTCGACGTCCCGAACGCCAACACCCTCGTCGTGGACTCCTCGCACTTGCTCGGGTTGTCGCAGATGTATCAGCTGCGTGGGCGGGTCGGACGGAGCACGGAACGCGCCTTCGCCTACTTCTTCTTCCCGCCGACGCGTGAGCTCACCGAGGAAGCGCACGAGCGGCTCACGACGATCAGCCGCCACCAGGCGCTCGGCAGCGGCTTCCAGATCGCGCTCCGCGACCTGGAGATCCGGGGGGCGGGCAATCTGCTCGGCGCCGAGCAGCACGGGCACATCGCCGCCGTCGGGTTCGACACGTACGCGCGGTTGCTTCAGGAGTCGGTTGCCGAGCTGAAGGGCGAGCCGCTCCCGGAGGAGAAGGAGATTCGGATCGAGCTTCCGGTGAAGGCGTTCGTTCCGCCGGGATGGGTCGCGCAGGAGGCACTCCGTCTCGACCTGTATCGGCGCATCGGGTCCGCCGGCGCGCACGACCGGCTGGCCGAGGTGCGGACCGAGACGATCGACCGCTACGGGCAGTTGCCCGCCGAGGTGGAGACGCTCTTCGCCGTCGCGTCGCTTCGCGTCACGTGCGATCGCCTCGGCGTGATGGAGGTCTCGACGTACAAGGACCAGGTGCGTGTGAAGCCGGTCGACCTGCCCTCGTCGCTCGAGCTCGAACTGCCGCAGCGCGTGTCGAACGCCTCGTACCACCGCACGACGCGAACGTTGAACCTGACTCCTGATCGGATCGGCGGTACGGAGCTGCCGGCGTGGGTGGAACAGCAACTGATGCGCGCAATGGGTGCGGAGGAAGCGGTTGCTAGGATGGCCGGGTGATCCGCCCCCTCCTGTTGTTCCTTTGGCGTCGCCGCGTCGTTGCCATGCTCGCCGTCGCCTCGATCGCGCTTGCGGCCTGTTCATCCGGTACATCGGCGGCGATCGTGGGCGACGCGGCGATCTCGCACGATCGCGTTCGGACCGACATGGTGTTGTTCACCTTCCTGTCGGGTCTTTCCGGCGCGCCGTGCGGATCGCCGGTCGACGGTGAGAGCGCCGATGCTGCGTGCGCGCGGTTCACGCTGACGAACGAGATCCAAGAGGAGATGGTGAAGGCGTACGCCGTGACCCACGACATCACGGTGGAGGACCGCGCCGTGGCCGACGCCATCGAGCAGTTGCAGCAGAGCCTCGGCGGGACGGACCAGGTCGAGGCGCGTCTGGCCGAGGACGGCCTGACGCTCGCCGATCTCCGCGCGCTCGCGCGACGTTTGCTGCTGTTCGGCGAGGTCCAGGACACCGTGATCGCCGAGCGCCTCGGGGACGAGGAACTGAGAGCGTTGTACGAGGAATCGAAGGATCAGTTCACGACCGTGGAGGTTCACCATATCCTGCTGCAGGACCGCGGCGATGCCGAGGATGTCGCCCGTGAGGCGACGGCCGAGAACTTCGCGCAACTCGCGCGGTTGCGCTCGACCGATCCCCAATCGGCCGAGAGCGGCGGCAACCTCGGCTCGTTCTCGGAGTCGCAGTTCCGATCGCAGTTCGATCCGGTGTTCGTCGACGCGGCGCTGGGGCTCCCGGTGGGCGGCATCTCCGATGTCGTCGAGACGCAGTTCGGGTTCCACGTCATCTACTTGGCGCGCCGGGACGTCGCGACGTTCGAGGACGTGCGTGACCAGCTCTCGGCACAGCAGGCGTCTCGCGTGTTCGGCGAATGGATGCGCGAGCGATACGGGGACGTCGACGTCGAGGTGAATCCGCGATACGGGCGCCTCGATGCAGCGACGTTCTCCGTCGTCCCCATTCGCAGCACCGAGAACGAGCCGGCATCGCCGACGCAGCAGACGCCCGGCTTGTGACGGGGGGGTCGGGGGGCCCAAGAAGCGAGCGCGAACGCGCGAGCGTTGGCCCCCCGGAAAAGGGGGACGCGGTCGAGTCCGTCCTCGCCGACCTCGCCAAGCGCCCGGTCCCCTCGTCGAGGCATGGCCAGGCGCTCCTGGATCTCGTGCGCGTGATGGCGCGGCTCCGCGGCCCTGGCGGATGTCCCTGGGACCACGAGCAGACGCATCGCTCGCTGGCGAGACACCTGCTCGAGGAGACGCACGAGGCGCTCGACGCGATCGACACGGACGACCTCGAACTCCTGCGCGAGGAGCTCGGCGACGTGTTGCTTCAGGTGGTCTTCCACGCGCAGATCGCCGCAGACGATCGGGCGTGGGACATCGACGACGTCGCGGACGGCATCACCCGAAAGCTGATCCGGCGGCACCCCCACGTGTTCGGCGACGTCGACGTGTCGGGCGCGGACGAGGTGTTGGTGAACTGGGAGCGAATCAAGGCGGAGGAGAAAGGCGAGGCCCCACTCGAGGAGGACATCCCCGAGACGCTTCCCGCGTTAGCCCGCGCGGCGAAGGTTCAGCGTCGCGCCGGCGGTTGGGGTTTCGAGTGGCGCTCCGTCGATTCCGCGCTCGAGGCGCTCGACGAGGAGGTCGCCGAGCTCCGCCGGTACACCGACGCGGCCAACGCCGAAGAGGAGATCGGCGACGTGCTCTTCGCGACGGTGGCGCTCGCACGCAAGCTGGGCGTCGACGCAGAGAGCGCGTTGCGGAGGACGACGCGGGGATTCGCCGAGCGGTACGAGCGGTTCAACGAGCTCCTCCGCGAACGCGGCCGGAGCCTCGACGAGCTCTCCGAGGCGGAGATTCGTTCGCTCTTCCGTCAGGCTCGTGCGTAGACGGCGAGGTGCCAGACGAGCCGGGGGTGCGAGCTCCGGACCAAGGTGAAGCCCGCGGCCCGAACCCGTGCGTCGATCCGTTCGACGTCGTGGACGTACGTCTGGAATCCACCGAACGTGCTCTTCCGTAGCCGGTACCACGCGTTCCAGACCGCGGTTCGCGTGCGTTCCCAAATCCCGACGAAACCGCTCGAGCGGGGGATGGTGAACGCGTAGACGGATCCCGCGACGGCGAGCGAGCGTTCGAGGAGGCCGTTCGCGTCGGGGTAGCAGCAGAACACGCGGTTCAGCACAACGACGTCGGCGCGGGGAAGCTCGATCTTCGCCCCGTCGCCCACCTCGAACATCGTCCGGTCGTCGACGCCCCGTTCCCGCGCGAGCGCGCGCGCCTCGCGGATCGCCTTCTCGGACAGGTCGAAGCCGCGAGCGCTCTTAGCCCCTCGTCCGACGGCCTCGATCGATAGATCGCCGATTCCGCAGCCGACGTCGAGGACGGTTCGCCGGTCAAGGCCCGCCTCCTCGAGGCCTGTGAGCACCGACCGCGTGATGCTGCGGGCGACTCCCTTCTTGCGCGCGGTCTTCGACCAGTCGTCCACCCAATCGTCGAAGCAGCACCGTTCGGCTTGGGGCTCGGCGCGATCGTCCACGGCCCAAGTCTAGGGTTCGAGGGCGGGCGGCTCGGATCGAGCGTGCTGGACCGCGCTCCCCCCGTCACTACAATCGCGCACATGCCCGTTATCGAAGGCGTCCACGCGCGCGAGATCCTCGATTCGCGGGGGAACCCCACCGTCGAGGTCGACGTGCTCCTCGAGGACGGCGCGTTCGGCCGCGCAGCCGTTCCGTCAGGCGCGTCGACGGGGGAGCACGAGGCGCTGGAGCTGCGCGACGACGATCCAGCGCGCTACGGCGGGAAGGGCGTGCAACGGGCGGTGGCGAACGTCATCGACGTGATCGGGCCCGCGCTCGAAGAGGAAGAGGCGCTCGACCAGCGCGCGATCGACGCGATGCTCATCGATCTCGACGGCACCGCCGACAAGTCCAACCTCGGCGCGAATGCCGTCCTCGGCGTCTCGCTGGCCACGGCGAAGGCCGCCGCGCTGTCGCTCGGCATCCCGCTCTACCGCTACCTCGGCGGCCCGAACGCGCATCTTCTGCCGGTCCCGTTCATGAACGTGATCAACGGCGGAGCCCACGCCGACAACGAGCTCGAGCTCCAGGAGTTCATGTTCGCGCCGATCGGAGCGGCGTCCTACGGCGAGGCCGTTCGTTGGTGCTCCGAGTGCTATCAGGCGCTCCGATTGATCCTCAAGGACAAGGGACTGTCGACGGGCGTCGGCGACGAGGGCGGGTTCGCCCCTCAGATCGGGGAGGCTCGCGATGCGCTCGAGCTGATGACGCGAGCGGTCGAGCAATCGGGGCTTGAATTGGGCGACGAGATGGCGCTCGCCATGGATCCCGCGGCATCGGAGATCTACCGAGA
The genomic region above belongs to Actinomycetota bacterium and contains:
- a CDS encoding peptidylprolyl isomerase; this translates as MIRPLLLFLWRRRVVAMLAVASIALAACSSGTSAAIVGDAAISHDRVRTDMVLFTFLSGLSGAPCGSPVDGESADAACARFTLTNEIQEEMVKAYAVTHDITVEDRAVADAIEQLQQSLGGTDQVEARLAEDGLTLADLRALARRLLLFGEVQDTVIAERLGDEELRALYEESKDQFTTVEVHHILLQDRGDAEDVAREATAENFAQLARLRSTDPQSAESGGNLGSFSESQFRSQFDPVFVDAALGLPVGGISDVVETQFGFHVIYLARRDVATFEDVRDQLSAQQASRVFGEWMRERYGDVDVEVNPRYGRLDAATFSVVPIRSTENEPASPTQQTPGL
- the mazG gene encoding nucleoside triphosphate pyrophosphohydrolase, which translates into the protein MTGGSGGPRSERERASVGPPEKGDAVESVLADLAKRPVPSSRHGQALLDLVRVMARLRGPGGCPWDHEQTHRSLARHLLEETHEALDAIDTDDLELLREELGDVLLQVVFHAQIAADDRAWDIDDVADGITRKLIRRHPHVFGDVDVSGADEVLVNWERIKAEEKGEAPLEEDIPETLPALARAAKVQRRAGGWGFEWRSVDSALEALDEEVAELRRYTDAANAEEEIGDVLFATVALARKLGVDAESALRRTTRGFAERYERFNELLRERGRSLDELSEAEIRSLFRQARA
- a CDS encoding methyltransferase domain-containing protein, which translates into the protein MDDRAEPQAERCCFDDWVDDWSKTARKKGVARSITRSVLTGLEEAGLDRRTVLDVGCGIGDLSIEAVGRGAKSARGFDLSEKAIREARALARERGVDDRTMFEVGDGAKIELPRADVVVLNRVFCCYPDANGLLERSLAVAGSVYAFTIPRSSGFVGIWERTRTAVWNAWYRLRKSTFGGFQTYVHDVERIDARVRAAGFTLVRSSHPRLVWHLAVYARA
- the eno gene encoding phosphopyruvate hydratase produces the protein MPVIEGVHAREILDSRGNPTVEVDVLLEDGAFGRAAVPSGASTGEHEALELRDDDPARYGGKGVQRAVANVIDVIGPALEEEEALDQRAIDAMLIDLDGTADKSNLGANAVLGVSLATAKAAALSLGIPLYRYLGGPNAHLLPVPFMNVINGGAHADNELELQEFMFAPIGAASYGEAVRWCSECYQALRLILKDKGLSTGVGDEGGFAPQIGEARDALELMTRAVEQSGLELGDEMALAMDPAASEIYRDGIYRLEGSSRSSSEMVAYWKGMLDAFPIVSIEDPLAEDDWSGWTELTAELGRRVQLVGDDIFVTNPERLARGIAEEVGTAILIKVNQIGTLTETLDTVALAERSGYGAMVSHRSGETEDTTIADLVVAANVGQIKAGGPARGERTAKYNRLLRIEEELGDTARYAGAAAVLRESA